From the Gallaecimonas kandeliae genome, one window contains:
- the rsxA gene encoding electron transport complex subunit RsxA — protein MGDYLLLLIGTVLVNNFVLVKFLGLCPFMGVSNKLESAIGMSLATTFVLTLASLCSYLVNTYMLEPLGMGYLRTLSFILVIAVVVQFTEMVVQKTSPILYRVLGIFLPLITTNCAVLGVALLNINENHSLMQSLIYGFGAAVGFSLVLVLFAAMRERLAAADVPLPFKGPAIAMVTAGLMSLAFMGFTGLVK, from the coding sequence ATGGGCGATTATCTGCTGTTGTTGATAGGTACAGTGCTGGTCAACAACTTCGTTTTGGTGAAATTTCTCGGGCTCTGCCCCTTCATGGGGGTGTCCAACAAGCTGGAAAGCGCCATCGGCATGTCCCTGGCCACCACCTTCGTACTGACCCTGGCCTCCCTCTGCAGCTACCTGGTCAACACCTACATGCTCGAGCCTCTGGGCATGGGCTATTTGCGCACCCTCTCCTTCATCCTGGTGATCGCCGTAGTGGTGCAGTTCACCGAGATGGTGGTGCAGAAGACCAGCCCCATCCTCTACCGGGTGCTGGGCATCTTCCTGCCCCTGATCACCACCAACTGCGCCGTGCTGGGGGTGGCCCTTCTGAACATCAACGAAAACCACAGCCTGATGCAGTCCCTCATCTACGGCTTCGGCGCCGCCGTCGGCTTCTCCCTGGTGCTGGTGCTCTTCGCCGCCATGCGTGAGCGCCTGGCCGCCGCCGACGTGCCCCTGCCCTTCAAGGGCCCGGCCATCGCCATGGTCACCGCCGGCCTGATGTCCCTGGCCTTCATGGGCTTTACCGGCCTGGTGAAATAA
- the rsxB gene encoding electron transport complex subunit RsxB, with translation MTMLYAILALALLALVFGVVLGLASVKFKVEADPIVDQIDNILPQTQCGQCGYPGCRPYAEAIAGGDDINKCPPGGQATIEKLADLLGVEAKPLDAAHGEEDIKKVAFIREDECIGCTKCIQACPVDAILGSAKHMHTVISSECTGCDLCVEPCPVDCIEMRPVKTTVQNWKWQLKAIPVKEISVREGA, from the coding sequence ATGACCATGCTCTACGCTATCCTCGCCCTCGCCCTGCTGGCGCTGGTGTTCGGTGTCGTCCTTGGCCTCGCCTCGGTCAAGTTCAAGGTCGAAGCCGACCCCATCGTCGACCAGATAGACAACATCCTGCCCCAGACCCAGTGCGGCCAGTGCGGCTACCCGGGCTGCCGCCCCTACGCCGAGGCCATCGCCGGCGGCGACGACATCAACAAGTGCCCCCCCGGCGGCCAGGCGACCATTGAAAAGCTGGCCGATCTGCTGGGGGTCGAGGCCAAGCCCCTGGACGCCGCCCACGGCGAGGAAGACATCAAGAAGGTGGCCTTCATCCGCGAAGACGAGTGCATCGGTTGCACCAAGTGCATCCAGGCCTGCCCAGTTGACGCCATCCTCGGTAGCGCCAAGCACATGCACACCGTCATCAGCAGCGAGTGCACCGGCTGCGACCTCTGCGTCGAGCCCTGCCCGGTGGACTGCATCGAGATGCGGCCCGTCAAGACCACAGTCCAGAACTGGAAATGGCAGCTCAAAGCCATTCCGGTCAAAGAAATCAGCGTGCGCGAGGGAGCCTGA
- the rsxC gene encoding electron transport complex subunit RsxC translates to MLTLMERLTSDKVFDFFGGIHPPEHKDLSNHRPIGRLAPAKTLVVPLRQHLGELGEVLVKAGDTVLKGQPLSQATSVMGVPVHAPTSGTVLAVEPRPLTHASGLWDLAVVIEADGQNRWTDKHPVANPFEAEPAVLLRALKAAGLAGMGGAGFPTAVKLGGSRAIDALVINAAECEPYITSDDCLLREEAEAVVTGARLMARVVGAKLVVVGIEDNKPEAISALEAVIENLDDVSMKVVPTKYPSGAERQLLKLLTGVEVPAGGIPADLGLVVQNVGTAYAAYRALVHGEPLIKRVVTVTGTKVGKPGNYWLPIGTPIAHVLEQAGFNPEKQQRLIIGGPMMGFTLPDPAAPVTKTVNCLLLPAKKELPPAGKEMACIRCGECANVCPAELLPQQLYWYAKAKDQDKLDEYKLSACIECGACAFVCPSQIPLVQYYRVAKAEGRAAAEEKRKSDKARERFEARKDRLERDKQEREARHQEAVARREAALAARGEGDKAQDAVAAALARVKAQQDTKVAEIQKDAEANARLDKGELVPDNSEMARLREERKRQARERKAELEAQQAAAQPAPEEAEGGDAKKAAVAAAIARAKAKKAGGTIVEAAQAEGTADQPGEAQPAADAKKAAVAAAIARAKAKKAGGTIAEAAQAEGTADQPGEAQPVADAKKAAVAAAIARTKAKKAGSTIAEAAQAEGAQADAGATEQPIEAQPAAEPPAPAADAKKAAVAAAIARAKAKKAEAAQAQAAEQQADAPEAPQADAGAEQADNAAARKRAAIAAAVAKAKAKKAQEGQD, encoded by the coding sequence ATGTTGACCCTGATGGAAAGGCTGACCAGCGACAAGGTCTTCGATTTCTTCGGCGGCATACACCCGCCGGAACACAAGGATCTCTCCAACCACAGGCCCATAGGCCGCCTGGCCCCGGCCAAGACATTGGTAGTGCCGCTGCGCCAGCACCTGGGTGAGCTGGGCGAGGTGCTGGTCAAGGCCGGCGATACCGTGCTCAAGGGCCAGCCCCTGTCCCAGGCGACCTCGGTGATGGGCGTGCCCGTCCATGCCCCCACCTCCGGTACCGTGCTGGCCGTGGAACCGCGCCCCCTGACCCACGCCTCCGGGCTCTGGGACCTGGCCGTGGTCATAGAGGCGGACGGCCAGAACCGCTGGACCGATAAGCACCCCGTCGCCAACCCCTTCGAGGCCGAGCCGGCCGTGCTGCTCAGGGCCCTCAAGGCCGCCGGCCTCGCCGGCATGGGCGGCGCCGGCTTCCCCACCGCCGTCAAGCTGGGGGGCTCCAGGGCCATCGACGCCCTGGTGATCAACGCCGCCGAGTGCGAGCCCTACATCACCAGTGACGACTGCCTGCTGCGCGAAGAAGCCGAGGCCGTGGTCACGGGCGCCCGCCTCATGGCCCGCGTCGTCGGCGCCAAGCTGGTAGTGGTCGGCATCGAGGACAACAAACCCGAGGCCATCTCCGCTCTGGAGGCCGTCATCGAAAACCTCGATGACGTCTCCATGAAGGTGGTGCCCACCAAGTATCCCTCGGGGGCCGAGCGCCAGTTGCTCAAGCTGCTCACGGGCGTCGAGGTACCGGCCGGCGGCATACCGGCCGATCTGGGCCTGGTGGTGCAGAACGTCGGCACCGCCTACGCCGCCTACCGCGCCCTCGTCCATGGCGAGCCCCTGATCAAAAGGGTGGTCACCGTCACCGGCACCAAGGTAGGCAAGCCCGGCAACTACTGGCTGCCCATCGGCACCCCCATAGCACACGTCCTCGAGCAGGCCGGTTTCAACCCGGAAAAGCAGCAGCGCCTCATCATCGGCGGGCCCATGATGGGCTTTACCCTCCCAGACCCGGCCGCCCCCGTCACCAAGACGGTCAACTGCCTGCTGCTGCCGGCCAAGAAAGAGCTGCCCCCGGCCGGCAAGGAGATGGCCTGCATCCGCTGCGGCGAGTGCGCCAACGTCTGCCCGGCCGAACTGCTGCCCCAGCAGCTCTACTGGTACGCCAAGGCCAAGGACCAGGACAAGCTGGACGAATACAAGCTCTCCGCCTGCATAGAATGCGGCGCCTGCGCCTTCGTCTGCCCCTCCCAGATCCCCCTGGTGCAGTACTACCGGGTGGCCAAGGCCGAAGGCCGCGCCGCCGCCGAGGAAAAGCGCAAGTCCGACAAGGCCAGGGAGCGTTTCGAAGCCCGCAAGGACCGCCTGGAGCGGGACAAGCAGGAACGCGAAGCCCGCCACCAGGAAGCGGTAGCCCGGCGCGAAGCGGCCCTGGCCGCCCGCGGCGAAGGGGACAAGGCCCAGGATGCCGTGGCCGCCGCCCTGGCCAGGGTCAAGGCCCAACAGGACACCAAGGTAGCGGAGATCCAGAAGGACGCCGAGGCCAATGCCCGCCTCGACAAAGGCGAGCTGGTGCCGGACAACAGCGAGATGGCGAGGCTGCGCGAAGAGCGCAAGCGCCAGGCCCGGGAGCGCAAGGCCGAGCTGGAAGCCCAGCAGGCCGCCGCCCAGCCCGCGCCTGAGGAAGCCGAAGGCGGTGACGCCAAGAAAGCGGCCGTGGCCGCTGCCATAGCCCGCGCCAAGGCCAAGAAGGCGGGGGGGACCATTGTCGAGGCCGCCCAAGCCGAAGGCACTGCCGACCAGCCAGGAGAGGCCCAACCGGCAGCCGACGCCAAGAAAGCGGCCGTGGCCGCTGCCATAGCCCGCGCCAAGGCCAAGAAGGCGGGGGGGACCATTGCCGAAGCCGCCCAAGCCGAAGGCACTGCCGACCAGCCAGGAGAGGCCCAACCGGTAGCCGATGCCAAGAAAGCGGCCGTGGCCGCCGCCATAGCCCGCACCAAGGCCAAGAAGGCGGGGAGCACCATAGCGGAAGCAGCCCAGGCCGAAGGTGCCCAGGCTGACGCCGGCGCGACCGAGCAGCCCATCGAGGCCCAGCCGGCAGCAGAGCCCCCAGCCCCGGCCGCCGATGCCAAGAAGGCGGCCGTGGCCGCCGCCATAGCCCGCGCCAAGGCCAAGAAGGCCGAGGCGGCCCAAGCCCAGGCCGCCGAGCAGCAAGCCGACGCGCCAGAGGCCCCCCAGGCCGATGCCGGTGCAGAGCAAGCCGATAACGCCGCCGCCCGTAAAAGAGCCGCCATAGCGGCGGCCGTGGCCAAAGCCAAGGCCAAGAAAGCCCAAGAAGGTCAGGACTGA
- the rsxD gene encoding electron transport complex subunit RsxD, which yields MLIASSPHTHKHRSTGQVMRLVAYATLPGIAALFHFFGYGVFINLVLCSLSALATEALVLLLRRKSLWQLGDSSALLTAVLLAIALPPTSPWWLLVIGSVFAILVAKQLYGGLGQNLFNPAMAAYVLLLISFPVQMTNWLPARELAQHAPTLADSISLTFTGYSTDGFAAHQLSQGADGVTQATPLDTLKTDLKRGMTASESMAKPLFAGIGGLGWNWANLGFLLGGLFLLWRGVIDWQIPGGVLGGLFVASLLGFMLHPDGNGSPLFHLFSGAAMFGAFFIATDPVTAATSPKGRLIFGLMIGVLTYLIRVLGGYPDAIAFAVLLGNMAAPLLDNYTRPQSFGEGKNP from the coding sequence ATGTTGATTGCCAGCTCCCCCCATACCCACAAGCACCGCAGCACAGGCCAGGTGATGCGGCTGGTGGCCTATGCCACCCTGCCCGGCATCGCCGCCCTCTTCCATTTCTTCGGCTACGGCGTCTTCATCAACCTGGTGCTGTGCAGCCTCTCGGCCCTGGCCACCGAGGCCCTGGTGCTGCTGCTGCGCAGGAAGAGCCTCTGGCAGCTCGGCGACAGCTCTGCCCTGCTCACCGCCGTGCTGCTGGCCATAGCCCTGCCCCCCACCTCCCCCTGGTGGCTGCTGGTCATAGGCTCGGTGTTCGCCATTCTGGTGGCCAAGCAGCTCTACGGCGGCCTCGGCCAGAACCTCTTCAACCCGGCCATGGCCGCCTATGTGCTGCTGCTTATCTCCTTCCCGGTACAGATGACCAACTGGCTGCCGGCACGGGAGCTTGCCCAGCACGCTCCGACCCTCGCCGACAGCATCAGCCTGACCTTCACCGGCTACAGCACCGACGGCTTTGCCGCCCACCAACTCAGCCAGGGCGCCGACGGCGTCACCCAGGCCACCCCCCTGGATACGTTGAAGACGGACCTCAAGCGCGGCATGACCGCCTCCGAGTCCATGGCCAAGCCGCTCTTCGCCGGCATCGGCGGCCTGGGCTGGAACTGGGCCAACCTCGGCTTCCTGCTGGGGGGCCTCTTCCTGCTGTGGCGGGGCGTCATCGACTGGCAGATCCCCGGCGGCGTGCTGGGGGGCCTCTTCGTCGCCTCCCTGCTCGGCTTCATGCTGCACCCTGACGGTAACGGCTCGCCGCTCTTTCACCTGTTCAGTGGCGCCGCCATGTTCGGGGCCTTCTTCATCGCCACCGATCCGGTGACGGCCGCCACCTCCCCCAAGGGCAGGCTCATCTTCGGCCTGATGATAGGGGTGCTCACCTACCTTATCCGGGTGCTGGGGGGCTATCCCGACGCCATCGCCTTCGCCGTGCTGCTGGGCAACATGGCGGCGCCGCTGCTGGACAACTACACCAGGCCCCAGAGTTTCGGGGAGGGCAAGAACCCATGA
- the rsxG gene encoding electron transport complex subunit RsxG, which yields MISAARKNGLVLGLFALAATALLAGTHELTKDRIEQQKEAQRLGVLNTMIPKASHDNDLYRDCTLVRSHQYLGTEAPLPAFRARKNGKPVAVGMETVAPDGYNGAINLLVGLSYPDGTVLGVEVLEHKETPGLGDKIERRKTSWLDEFTGKSPAGEKDPAWAVKKDGGQFDQFTGATITPRAVVRAVGNTVQYFRRNKDALFAAPSQCGGSQ from the coding sequence ATGATTTCCGCCGCCCGCAAGAACGGTCTGGTGCTTGGCCTCTTCGCCCTGGCCGCCACGGCGCTGCTCGCCGGTACCCATGAGCTGACCAAGGACCGCATCGAGCAGCAGAAGGAAGCCCAGCGCCTGGGGGTGCTCAACACCATGATCCCCAAGGCCAGCCATGACAACGACCTCTACCGGGACTGCACCCTGGTGCGCTCCCACCAGTACCTGGGCACCGAAGCGCCCCTGCCGGCCTTCCGCGCCCGCAAGAACGGCAAGCCGGTGGCCGTGGGCATGGAGACAGTAGCCCCGGACGGCTACAACGGCGCCATCAACCTGCTGGTGGGCCTTTCCTACCCCGACGGCACAGTGCTGGGGGTGGAGGTGCTGGAGCACAAGGAAACCCCCGGCCTCGGCGACAAGATAGAGCGCCGCAAGACCAGCTGGCTGGATGAATTCACCGGCAAGAGCCCGGCCGGGGAGAAAGATCCGGCCTGGGCCGTGAAGAAAGACGGCGGCCAGTTCGACCAGTTCACCGGCGCCACCATCACGCCGCGGGCCGTGGTCAGGGCCGTGGGCAATACGGTGCAGTATTTCCGCCGCAACAAGGACGCCCTCTTCGCGGCGCCCAGCCAATGTGGAGGCAGCCAATGA